A stretch of DNA from Columba livia isolate bColLiv1 breed racing homer unplaced genomic scaffold, bColLiv1.pat.W.v2 Scaffold_134, whole genome shotgun sequence:
GGAACAGcgaagaaaggaaagggaagctGCCCAAGGATGGTATGAATCTTGGGTTAGGCAATTCCcgtggctaactacattgctatccacaATAGCTGGACCCTTAATACTATTATTACTTaccctaacctttggaccctgtatcctaaatcgacttattggaCTAATTAAAGGCCATGTAGAGCAggtacaccttatgctgctacagaaataTGGTACTGATGAAGAAGCCGAAATAACCTTACTAGCCCGAGAAGCAGtaactcgatttgatcaacaaataaattggaaaaaggaaaggggggaattgtaataagtaatggtcaaaattgttattgttgaacaaatcgagtagaaCTCAGTTATATTATGCATactgttgtaagcagtaactgcgcttgtgcaagtttgattatgttttgtagaactttGTAGTGGCAGTTAAACCAAGGCCTGAATGCCTGGATGAGGCAGCAAGGTCAAATAGGACAAGCCCCCCGCAGTGACTCAGCTTCTCAAAGCCAGAAAACCAGCAGTGTCCGGTTTCTCAAAAGGCAACATCTTCCACAGCAACTTCTTCCACGGCGACATCTTCCACCAATCCGAGAGCTGCTGGATGCCCGCAAACAGCATCAACCAATGCATGAACGCGCGAATAACTTATATAAGCACCCATGAAGAGTGGAGGGTGTGCCCGTTGGCGGAACCGAGATCCCCcagtcacccagcgctgttttgcctaattaccgcttggtGTAAATTCGCTTGttcaataaaattaattggCTCAAAAACTCGTCTTCATTTATAACAATACTTTCCCAAGATTCACTAGCCCATTTAGCGAACACATAACTGGAATTCAGCTCTCCTGGCGGTCTCTCAaggtacagcagaaaggaacagaaactcATTATTGGTTGCACTACCATCAAGTAAACCACTGCCAAACCACAGAATACCGTTATAAGCATGGTCCAATTCTTTGTTGTTATCTAATGTAAAACTCTATTGACAAGAAACatccagagaaaacaaggaatacTTGTGCACAATGTATCaaataacttacagaaaatataccacagcatttttcaaatcaaagtaattCACCTCTACGTTAATACCACTATTCAATACTCTAAACACCCACACCTGGGAGTCTCATAATCCTAGGAGTTGGCACTGTGCCAGGAGAATTCAAAGGTACTGTTGATCAGTTTTAAAACCCTCCCGTTTTCTCCCCGTGCCACCCCACGCTGAGCCTGCCGCGTGGCCACGTGGCGCCGAGCCGCGCTCAATCCACGACACGGCGGACAGCGACACCTCGTGCCCGCGCTGCGCAACGCGGAGCCCGCCAGTGCCCGCCGAGCCTAAGGCTGATGGCGGCGGAGAAACGGCAGGGCGCAGGAGCGCGCGGGGCCGACCCTGCCCTTACAAGTgccaaaacactaaaaatgtcTCAAGTCCCGAATTTGCCCGCATTCTGCACCAATTAtctgtcgtggtttgatcgtggggagacaatccAAACCGTGCCagatggtttcccttcaccctttatcCCCTTTCagcaaccccccctctctccttcccctccttctcactaggatgtggggaggacaggaaaagagaaaagtgaaggaaaagagaattgggaaacttgaaaacgtttactaagactaggaaaacgaacacagggcaaaaataacacagaaacaaatattggaaaacCAGTCCTGAAGTCCAGCAGGATCCACAGTTGAACTGGAAACAGCAGGAGACTTCagcttgcaggaacagcagaacgAAGGAAAGCAGTCCGATGAAAAACAACCAATGCGCCGAGCAGCCGATGTGAAAAGAGAGCAAACCAGTCCAcgtgctctgcttttatatgCAGAAAATcgtgaatgggatgggatggaataccccTATTGGTCAGTTCGTGGCCACATGACTCGACCAGTTCCTTCCATTGCTCCCCCGCTCCGCTTCAGCCCAAAACGAGGGGGGCGGTTCACAACACCAGGACAGTTTTCAACATGAtcgtcatgagttttcttaagtaggtatgcgcctcctttgaagaaataggctgaagccgcattcacaaaaccacacagtccgTTTTCAGCAATAGAATCTACCGTTTCCCCCTTTAGTGACAACCAGGGTTCTCTCAAGGTGCGCTATTACagtgcttgtgagctgttcagtgactcacttgctaaaggaggtggcctcatccaactCCCAGTGTTAGCAtgccagctctccaatgcattgcctctgccaccttccttctaccgGGCCCAAAGCGCATTCTACTGCCTGGTTAGGGAGATGCACGTGCCACCGGTCCCAAAgcatccctctggggacccatcctagctggccattacctctcagctgctgcaccagccaaacctttctggaacagcaaactctcagaatctgctccagctctgtaagagtcggtccaaaaccagaatctgcctgaacatcgccaccaagaacagactgacagtgacttagagagaggcctgaggagaagcattgtgttgcacaggtgtctccagcctggaaggctactgctaacCCTGGTTGCTGTGTGcagtttgcctgctgcttcagccaagccagcccccacctcctaaaagggaggcctgtgtggttgaatagggaccTGTTGGGTGTGCTCaacagaagaggagagtttacaggtcatggaagcaggggctggccacttgggaggaatataaggctgctgttagaggatgtaggaaggcagctaggatagccaaggcctccttagaattacagctggtgagaggggtcaaggacagcaaaaagaactgtttcaaatacgTAGCAGATataactaataccagaggcaacgttggcccactgatgaacggggtgggtgccctggtggcagaagatacagagaaggcagaattactgaatgcttctttgtctctgtctactctgccggaggctgtcctggggagccctgtacccctgagaccccggatgaagccaggtcaatggaggagtttgctttagtcgatgaggactgggttagggagcaactgaatagtctggacatccataaatccatgggtctggatgggatgcacccacgggtgctgagggagctggctgaagtcattgctagacctcTCTCCAATACATGCTGCAGGGACTTTTAATTTGTTGGAACACTCATAGAGCACAGCTACTCATGTATAAAGCTCCTCAATAACAAAGAAGACAGTGAATAAGAAAGGGGATGGCAATATTATCGCATGTAGAAAACCACAAGTGgcaacaaaaaatacagaagacagGTTGGGCCTGCAACAATTCACACTGTAACTGTTATACTCTTATGCAGCAGATGATGGgctatttattgcttcagaaaataatccAGCCATCAGTTTCCACAGGgaatccttgagctcctggttcctcatgctgtagatgagggggttcactgctggaggcaccaccgagtacagaacagacaccaccaggtccagggatggggaggatatagaggggggcttcaggtgggcaaaTATGatagtgctgaggaacagggagaccacggccaggtgagggaggcaggtggaaaaggctttgtgccgaccctgctcagaggggatcctcagcacggccctgaagatctgcacataggacaccacaatgaacacaaaacacccaaatacTACCGAGAAACTTATCACAATAAGGCGAAtctccctgaggtaggagtgtgagcaggagagcttgaggatctgggggatttcacagaagaactggcccagggcattgcccttgcacaggggcagtgaaaatgtattggctgtgtgcagcagagcagtgagaaacccagtggcccaggcagctgctgccatgtggacacaagctctgctgcccaggagggtcccgtagtgcaggggtttgcagatggcaacgtagcggtcgtaagACATGACTGTGAGCATAGAATACTCTGCTGTTATcaagaaggcaaatgaaaagagctgtgCAGCATATCCTGTGTAGGAGATAGCCCTGGTGTTCCAGAGGGAATttgccatggacttggggacaatggtagagatggagcccaggtcgaggagggcgaggttgagcaggaagaagtacatgggggtgtggaggtgctggtcccaggctatggtggtgatgaccAGGCCGTTGCCCAGCAGGGccgccaggtagatgcccaggaagagccagaagtgcaagagctgcagctcctgtgtgtctgtgaacggcaggaggaggaactgggtgatggagctgctgttggacattggctgcctgtgggcatgaggacctgtgcaaggagaaaagacagtgacaagtTACGGGACATTTCTCTGAGCAAAATCAAAGCCATTTCCCACACACCCTCCCCGGCTCCACACCCCTTGTCCTTTTCCAGACCTTCCTCCAGCTCGGTGTCTGAGCCCTGggtggtgctggctggaggTGCAGTGAGGAGCAGGGCCTGTGCCCGCTGATGCTGAGGagtcagccctgctctgcagcagtggGGTCATGGGAACAGGGGgcaggggccagtcctggggttcagctttgtcacaTGAAGCTGCTCCTGGTCCAGAAACACCTGTCAGCATCTGCACTCCCAGGGATAAGGAAATGAGATGGCTtgagaggtttggggttttttacagctccttctcccctcccaccctggggaaTGTTCTTGGATGTCAGaaaccagcagcatttctgctgcatgCAGGgggaacagagcgagtcctgcgagaccagaggatgcctgtgggtcagtgcagagtgagggcagctgctctgtccctctgtcttgctccagctgccctgggctggcacctttctgagatgcaGGCTGATCAccctcccatgttaccctgaaaagccaccaggcactgctgagagcagagggatccacctcagaccatgacatgtGTCAGCCTtccctaaggtctcagcacccaacgtttagcccaggacacacatagctcattccccagccccacagactgcattgcccacaccccacaggtcagagcaaagctgggacacgtgtgcccatggacacacctgcaggaaaggacccacaagatcaggctgtgactctgcagctgaaactgccatccccagagagcctgacagcaagaacaagatcccaacagcagtgacccagagcagggcagcaagaaggaaaatgcggtgagggtgggtgtgagagaggccagggcagaggcagccgggcactcagacagcgtcacccttccccagctgtgcagccacctcccagacaccaacactgccgggcagctgctctcagcccctgtgctctgcagaggaactggagctctggctgcacaggagctgcttcatgccttggagcccccggccctgagggcagaggctttgctgggtgggacaggaggccagggggctgctcacaggagggatctgcactgcagggatcacaggcacttttctctgttctccctcccataacaattccgggtttggtttcctctcatttctgatcatttccctgctgcctggagattctcccctgggaggtgtttccctgtccatgtctcttccctgtcagtgctcacagaccatcccaccctctgtgccctccccctggccctacagatcctgcctgttcacagggcactgcctggggacatcttcctgtttgcaggctggaaaacaggacaggtcagattaaggctgacgggtccagccaaggtgatgcaggtgctgtgcacaggcagaggggtggtgaagggatgtcatgagccttctggcagatggactgatcactcagagttgcagttcaggagtctcagtgacttgtttaagcatgagagctcattttcattttatcctttcctgcaccccccagcccttgggagaggaaattgaaaagacaggctcaggaaagctccttatctgtctggtaATCattgcattgatcttctccttgaggcatccacttggaaaaatgctgggggtgatctggagctgtgagcagtgcTGACctacacagcaccctctccacagcagaaggaACCTGTCATTTTGGAGGTCACTCCTTCCacccacatcttctcccctcagtgttgctgggatctcccgggcaggctgagcgctgaccctggcaggcggcagagtccctgcccggcacagccctggggtgcagggaccctgctctgcaggacagccctgggcacccctgcctgcacatttacatttacaccccacagccaccctggggacaacgcagcattcacgtcttgtcactctgacagtgcagaaggcaatctctgctctgcagcacatcctctcctctgcatCAGGGAATCTCTGAGacctgtacttacatctctcgcaggttctgcaatgtgacagctttctgagatcctaccaagatttgcagatgcaatgccctgcagccacaggcttcatatctgagaggatttcatttccagtgaactctcagcatcctcacaccccagactgcgtttccctctctgtgcctggctcctgtgccctcggtgctgcaggcagagccctcagccctgctgcgtgtgcagaggagctgctcctgggcagagctgtctctctgcagtgctgccgctgccatgagctccctgtgtcccaggagcccagcccagctcagcagcacaggagcagcccatgatgtccctttctctgacccctctgggctcctccagatgtccctggggctccaggggcacatcctttgagACAACCTCAAGTAATCAGTATTGTtagttgtgtctgctctgcagagatacttCTTGCCATCATTGTATTCTTGCTAGTAAAAAATGAATTGGTATGAGAAtgttccaggtgtggtctccccagggcagagcagaggggcaggagaacctctctgacctactgaccacccccttctaaccccccccaggtaccattggccttcctggccacaagcgcccagtgctggctcatggtcaccctgctgtccccaggactcccaggtccctttgccctacactgctctccaacaggtccttccccaacttacactggaacctggggttcttcttgcccagatgtaagactctacacttgcccttgttctatttcattgcattttccccgcccagctctcaagcctgtccaggtctctggatggcagcacagcttccagtgtcacccactcctcccagcttggtgtcatcagcaaacttgctgacaatcactctatttcctcatctgagtcactgatgaatttattgaatactacaggccccagcactgccccctgaggcactgcactggatacaggcctcagctggactctgccccattgaccacgaccccctggcttcttcccttcagccattTCACAGTCACCTCATTACCCactcatccagaccacactcccccagtttagctgtgaggatgctgtgggagactgcgTCAAAGgctctgctgaagtcaaggtagaccataTCCACTGTTTTGTCATCAtgtatccacctcgttatgtcttcataacagtcaatgaggttggtcaagcacgacttccccttggtgaagccatgttgactacccctaatgaccctcttctccctgatatgccttgagatggcaccaaggagaagtcgttccatcggtttcccagggatggaggtgaggctgaccggtctagagttccccaggtcctccttcttgccctttttgaagactgcagtgacatttgcttccctccagtcctcaggcacctctcccatttgccacaacttagcaaagatgatggagagcggcccagcaatgacctcagccagctctctcagcacccgcgggtgcatcccatccagacccatggatttatggatttaccttcaagcagccttgcccacgggatttcccccagcaattgcctgaacaggccaaagtttgccttgctgaaatccagggttgcaattctgcttgctatcctgctcctgccacacaagatcctgaactccaccatctcatggtcgctgcagccaaggcagccctcaacctttaccgcctcaaccagcccctccttgttagtgaggatgaggtccagcagctcctctcctggtcggctcctccaccctttgcatcaggaagttccCATGGGTGCACTTGCTGaacctcctgggctgtgtctggcTGAGTCGTCCTTCCAGAAACATCAGGGGAGTTCAAACCCCCACGACAagcagggcctgtgactgaggccgctctcagctgctggagaggcctcGGCAACGTcctcaccctgagctggtgggttgtgatggacacccacagcagtgtcaccctaatgctcccagtgctcccagtaaccctcccactgacctttccagtgctcccagtaacccctccagtgctcccagtaacccctccagtgctcccagtaaccctcccactcacccctccagtgctcccagtaaccctcccactaacCTCTCCAGtacccccagtaacccccactaatCCCTCCAGTGCCCCCAATAACCTTCCAGTGCTCTCAGTAACctccactaacccctccagtgctcccagtaaccctcccactgacccctccagtgctccctctaaccctcccactgacccctccagtgctcccagtaaccctcccactaacccctccagtgctcccagtaaccctcccattaacccctccagtgctcccattAGCCCCCAACTAacctttccagtgctcccagcagcccccgtTGTTCCCAGTAATTTTCCAAGAACTCCCAGttaacccccagtgctcccactaactgtccttgtgctcccagcaggcccccacagtgctcccagtacccaTGTTGTGTTCCCATTAACCCCCTACTAATCGTCCTACTGTTTCAAGTAATCCTCCCAGTagacctcccagtgctcccagcaaccccccCAGTGCTCACAGTGAGCCCCAGCAACCCCCTCATTGCTCCCAGTAATCCCCCGCTAGCCCTCCCAGTGatcccagtaaccacctagtgCTTTCATGTGAGCCCTCAGCaacccccactgtccccagtaACCCctaccagtgctcccagtaacgcCCAactgacccctccagtgttCCCAGCAACCccctgtgggaaactgcagccggtctgtggaatccttgacagaaaatatgagagtagagatcagccttaagatattaagatttacccttgagaaggatgggagtaaaggagtatccggagagaggagagatgtacccgtgagagagaaggggatagaagaataacatggatgatagaaaaattaaccaatgagatgttagtgctgtaacttgtaaccgatggtgaaaagacacatgaactggtagagttgtataaaaatgcacttgtatcaataaatggcatctattactttcatcttgaaagaacttggtccatgttgtttgtccgtctcaaccgcgacaacccccattgttcccagtaatcctccaaATATTCCCAGTAAACTCTCAGTGCTCCCAATAatcctcccagtgctcccagaaaccacctagtgctcccagtaacccccaccaACTGGAAcgttcccagtaacccccacaaTGTTCCCAATAACCCCGCACTAATCCTTCTAATGTTCCCAGTTACACTCCCAATAACTCTCCCAGTAaagccccagcaacccccaatgttcccagtaatcctgcaagaactcccagtaaacccccagtgctcccagtaaccctcccagtgttcccagaaacCCCCCACTAAGAAACCTACTGTTCCCAGtaaccttcccagtgctcccagtaaccacctagtgctcccagtaactccaCAGcaacccccagtgttcccagacacctccccagagcagccagtggcccccactaacccctccagtgctcacagCAACCCCCGTTGCTCCCAGCAATCCTGCAAGGACTCCCAGTAAACCCACAGTGTTCCCAGtagccctcccagtgctcccagtaaccacctagtaCTCCCAGTAACACTCAGGCAAGCCCAcatgctcccagtaaccctcccagtattcccagtacTCCCAGTAGCCCCCAGCTAacctttccagtgctcccagcagcccccactGTTCCCAGTAATACTCCAAGAACTCCCAGTTAACTCCCAGTGCATGAGTACGTAGTACTCCCAGCATGAGTACGTAGTAACCCCCACTATCCTCTCCAGtgatcccagcaacccccattgttcccaggaaAACTCCAAGAAGTCCCAGTAatcccccagtgctcccagtaaacctcCCAGTACTCCCAATACTCCCCCACAAATGTCCATCCTGGGGCCCTGGGCAGCATCctctgggcactgtggggcaggggcagggtcaGTTGTACACAAGTGGGTCAGCTCTCCACTcgggtggggagagctgctgggtgaagctGCCGGCCTGGCTCGCACAAGCCAGACAAGACCTTTGCTGGTTATCAGCATCGATGCATCCAgtctttcctgtcactgaatcCTAGAATCACAAAGTAGTTGGAGTTCGAAGTGACATTCACAGCCCGTCTGGTCCAACTCCCCTCGGCAATCAGGGAcgtcttcagcagctcaggttgctcagagccccgtccagcctggcctgggatgtctccgggatggttcatccaccccctctctgggaagcctgtcccagtgttttaccaccctcggtgtaaaaaatctcttcctcatttcattccttgactctcccctcttctagtttaaaccatcaccctttgtcctgttgcaacagcccctgctcaaaAGTCCGTCCCCATTgctcttatcggccccttttcagtccagaaaggctgcaataaggtctcccaggagcctctcttctccagctgaacaccccaactttTAAACGGGCAAactcatgacattttaatttttcaacacACTAGTGTCACAAAAGCATGAGCACATCTTTTTCTATAGCATTTTATATAGCATCTATAGTCCCCCGTAGAGCCAAAtgtcaccagtggtacaaagtgccCACAGAGCCAGTTACCAGTGGGATCCCTCAaggaccagcacttgggccaacactgttgaatGTCTCTGTTCtccccctgtatgatgtgacacagtgaaccttcagctccttagtggatggtgcaaaactgggcagaggccttggacaagctcacctgggtcaccctgccctgagcaggacagtgagacaagatgatgtttacacctgagttgctctgtgattccaggaatctttcccttggaaaggttttggaagaaggaagaggtggaggaacaagaaaataaaaatacaggcagaggaggagacctcaaaggtgtcaaataaacagagcagttctgtgaagaatgtttctctgctcaaactgttagcagaaaatctataaccagctccccaaactccctgttctgctcattggcccctgggatttacagcacatttctttacatcagattctgcactgaagtttgcactgattgttacagcttcttcgcagggttgcttcatgtttccttagagaactggatgtaaacaggcaccggggaatttttaattagaggaaacaacaaaggaaaaaaataaagaaaacacaatagaacttaatgatgtttctcagttctgtggttaaattaagtagtttccagtgaggtccattgccataattgaagagttgcctgtagggagtaggagagcaactgctgaaagacttgacctgcctgaagctcaaagcagagtgagagctg
This window harbors:
- the LOC135577691 gene encoding olfactory receptor 14J1-like, which encodes MSNSSSITQFLLLPFTDTQELQLLHFWLFLGIYLAALLGNGLVITTIAWDQHLHTPMYFFLLNLALLDLGSISTIVPKSMANSLWNTRAISYTGYAAQLFSFAFLITAEYSMLTVMSYDRYVAICKPLHYGTLLGSRACVHMAAAAWATGFLTALLHTANTFSLPLCKGNALGQFFCEIPQILKLSCSHSYLREIRLIVISFSVVFGCFVFIVVSYVQIFRAVLRIPSEQGRHKAFSTCLPHLAVVSLFLSTIIFAHLKPPSISSPSLDLVVSVLYSVVPPAVNPLIYSMRNQELKDSLWKLMAGLFSEAINSPSSAA